A stretch of the Microcebus murinus isolate Inina chromosome 6, M.murinus_Inina_mat1.0, whole genome shotgun sequence genome encodes the following:
- the TSPAN3 gene encoding tetraspanin-3, which yields MGQCGITSSKTVLVFLNLIFWGAAGILCYVGAYVFITYDDYDHFFEDVYTLIPAVVIIAVGALLFIIGLIGCCATIRESRCGLATFVIILLLVFVTEVVVVVLGYVYRAKVENEVDRSIQKVYKTYNGTNPDAASRAIDYVQRQLHCCGIHNYSDWENTDWFKETKNQSVPLSCCRETASSCNGSLAHPSDLYAEGCEALVVKKLQEIMMHVIWAALAFAAIQLLGMLCACIVLCRRSRDPAYELLITGGTYA from the exons GGGGCAGCTGGCATTTTATGCTACGTGGGAGCTTACGTCTTCATCACTTACGATGACTATGACCACTTCTTTGAAGATGTGTACACTCTCATTCCCGCTGTAGTGATCATAGCTGTAGGAGCCCTCCTTTTCATTATTGGGTTAATTGGCTGCTGTGCTACCATCCGGGAAAGTCGCTGTGGACTTGCCACG TTTGTTATCATCCTACTCTTGGTTTTTGTCACAGAAGTTGTTGTCGTGGTTTTGGGATACGTTTACAGAGCAAAG GTGGAAAATGAAGTTGATCGCAGTATTCAGAAAGTGTATAAGACCTACAATGGAACCAACCCTGATGCTGCTAGCCGGGCTATTGATTATGTACAGAGACAG CTGCACTGTTGTGGAATTCACAATTACTCAGACTGGGAAAATACAGATTGgtttaaagaaaccaaaaaccaGAGTGTCCCTCTTAGCTGCTGCAGAGAGACTGCCAGCAGCTGCAATGGAAGTCTGGCCCACCCCTCTGACCTCTATGCCGAG GGCTGTGAGGCTCTAGTTGTGAAGAAGCTACAAGAAATCATGATGCATGTTATCTGGGCAGCACTGGCATTTGCAGCTATTCAG CTGCTGGGCATGCTGTGTGCGTGCATCGTGTTGTGCAGAAGGAGTAGAGATCCTGCTTATGAGCTCCTCATCACTGGCGGAACCTATGCATAG